The Carassius carassius chromosome 5, fCarCar2.1, whole genome shotgun sequence DNA window ttatatgtcacaagcttcaaattggaatagatttttttttatatgcgcACACTGAACGTGAACATGTGCTGTGTTGCTCATATGTagcgtgcaaaaaaaaaaagcccctccCCGTGATCAAAATGGGTTGCCTGTGGATGAGTATCCAAAACAaggttgtcctgctccacttcacagttgccgagtgaaaggagagttttataattacaggacatgcatttatacaacactttattcaaaaggaagagccaCTCATTCCATGCGTCATACGTTATTACGTTATTTCTGtgtcattgcacatgtgcagTTCTTTCAGTTTCGGTGTTCAATCCGATTGaatgtttacatgcactctcaatcatattagaagaggaataaaccacccccttcaatccAATTGAAATTTCATTCGGATTGAGTTCAATCGGATCGATTAATGTGTTTATGTGAACTTTTTTTCAATCCGATTGAGCCGTCAATCCGATTACAAATGgattatttgggtgcatgtaaacgtagccattGTTGCATTTCTGAAAACACCCTTTTTACACAAGGGAGTAACACTTTAGaaaaaggttccattagttaatgttaatgtattaattaacatgaacaaacaatgaacaatacatttattactgtatttattcatctttgataatgttagtaaatcaaaatacaggtattcattgttagttcatgctaattcacagtgcattaactaatgttaacaagcacaacttttgatttgaataatgcattagtaaatattgaaattaacattacctaagattattaaatgctgtagaaggattgttcttgcttaatGTTAACTAAAGtggttaactaacattaactaatggaaccttattgtaaagtgttaccgaaaatgtttttgttaattcaatataaatgaatgaaaaatgagcTGAGCACAACAATGACTCTAAAAAGATTGGATTGTTATTATACCTGTAACAGTTGGCTTTACTAGTTATAAAATGTTGCTGCATACAGTTCAGATTTATATCACATCTTAGAACAGATTACACCTGTAAGAAGTGGCTTCACaagttataaataattaatatcataatatattaaataaattatataataatataatttcagagtacactgtaaaaagtggcaACCTGATTTTGTAAGGATTTTTGTAGCCTTGTTATCAGATCAATTTATTGATAtacaattttgcaaaaaaaaacaaaaaaaaaaaacactctaggTCCGCCACTGTTCACAATGTTACTTGGATAAAAGATCagaatattaaaaatgatttctgaaggatcatgtgacactgaagactggagcaattcAGCCTTGCAttataggaataaattaaatttaaaaacatattaaaatagaaaccatattttaaattataataatatttcacaatattactgtattcactgattaaataattgcagccttggtgagcttaagactttttttcaaaagcattaaaaatgttaCCAACTTCAAACTTTTTGGTGCATGCTTCCTTTTACCATTTCACCTGATGTAACTTTTAAATCCGCAATTTCATAATATGACTTAATCAGTTACCTATTCAAATATGGGGCTTTGTGTTTTTTCCTCTGATCAGAATTGTGAATATTTACATGTTCAGCAGGTAGATGACCCAGGTTCGACTGTGACCAGGGTCATGTCCTCATCCCACTTCTTCTTTCCCACCACTGCTATCCCGTCTACTCCATACTTCCCACtaataaaaagcaaaataaataaataaataaaaaagtgagtGCAAGACTGTAGTCTTGCAGTTTAATCCATGAATTATACTCTAGttcctttataaataaatatggctAGTAACTATGTTTCATTTACTCAACAAAGTCAATATTTACTAGGATTTGGTGAAAAGCCAATAGAAATAATCCTGATCAGCCAACTAGGTGAATTTAGGCTTTGTTTACTGATTGTTGTTACAGCATACCCATTGCCTTTGACCTGCTGTTTCTGAAGAAGAAGTGGAAGAGTTTTATCACGTGGACTCTGGTGGCGTTGCTCCTCTTTCTGGTTGGGAAACTCATTGATTTCTGTATCCATCTTAGGTTGCTGaattgtttttatctttttttttttttaatctgatttgGGACACTGAGATTCCATCAATAACAAAAtggaattttaaaataaaacaatatccaTGAATGGTGTATTGTACTTATATGATGACACTTATGGTTACATGTTTCTGTAGGTCCCTGTTGTTGTAGTAGACAGCTACTACTATGGAAAGCTGGTGATTGCTCCTCTGAATATAATACTATACAATGTGTTTACTCCTCATGGGCCAGATCTTTATGGTAAACTTCAAATCATTTGtatatacatttagaaaataatattgaCTCGTGttacaaataaacaattttttttttacagataagtACTTTTtcattacaatgttttttttttctttcttaaaggtACAGAGCCCTGGCATTACTACTTTGTGAATGGTTTGCTTAATTTCAACATCGTATTTGTGTTGGCCCTCTTTTCTCTTCCTCTCACGGCACTTATGGAGGCACTGCTCCAAAGATTCAATGGTAAGAAGGATTTATCTTTGACTTGTTTTGTGATGTGCATGTAGCGTTCTGAACAGTCTGTTAATCTGTATAATTGCAGTTCAGAACCTCGGCCGGCCATACTGGTTAACCCTGTCTCCTATGTACCTGTGGATGCTGGTGTTTTTCACTCGTCCGCATAAAGAGGAGCGCTTTCTGTTTCCCATCTACCCTCTCATCTGTCTGTGCGGGGCAGTGGCTCTCTCATCACTGCAGGTTAGAAACAGTAGACTGAATTTTTTGCTGATGGTGATACAGTGGTACTGAATGATAAACATATTCATTTACCATGATATTTCAGACTCTGCCGTtcaaaattttgttgttttttgttttgtttttgaaagaattctcttaTGTTAACCAaggtgcatttatttaaacaaacatattagataatataaaataaatacagtgatgcactttTTTCACAATTCTTTAAGAAGTTccaaagaacatttatttaaaaagaaaatgttacattgaaataaaatatttatcaataGGAATGGTaacaaatgtctttgctgtcgcttttgatcaatttaatgcatccttgctgaatagaagtattcatatatttaaaaaatctacagtccacaggagaatttgacacagaattacagaatctacaaagagttttggaactgagttgatggaccgatgagacaaagattaacctttatctaagtgattggaaagcaaaagtgtggacaAAAACATGTGCTTACGTTGTTTGATCGTAAGCAAACAACCTCTTCTGCAAAGCTTGTTGGAGGTAGTGTCATGGCATggatggctgtctctagaacaggacctcttaattttaatgatgacttaatgtatgatggcagtagcagaatgaatttggaagggtacaaaatcatcttggctaccaatattcaagaaaatgccaccaaactcattagaaagcacttcatattggatcaggacaatgacccaaaacaccctgccagttcagtcaaggactttatcagggcaaagaaatgtagaGTTTTAGATTGCcaaaatcaatctccagattaaCATCCGATTGAACATTAACTTCACCAGCTGAAgaagagactaaagacagaaactccccaaaacaagcaacagttggaatctGCCTCATTAAAGGCtggagaaaagcatttcaaagcataagaccaagagtctggttaTGTCTATGTGTTGCAgactctgattgcatgcaagggatctgcaactaaatattagcttttaatcttttacatctgccttaaattcaactgtcccaatacttatgctcacatcaaatagtgggatgaactctaaaagtgctgtcctttttatttggtaaaacatgtatgtgttgaAACGGCTAatgataaaatgtgacattctgtagttttgtctcatattcttcttttaattatatttgcatatttgtcTCGACTCCACACCAAACAAagcaatttagttttttcttgtttcaatacttatggagggcactgtatgtcCAAAAActtcttgttttctttattaGCATATTTCCTCAGTGTTGTCCAAATTTGTTTGCTGTTAAACCTGTGTAAAATATGAATGTGAAACTTGAATTCATTccccattttaaaatgttttctgtctGTTTATCCATGTAGAAATGCTATCACTTCATATTCCAGCGCTACCGTCTGGAGCACTACACCATCTCCTCCAACTGGCTCGCCCTCGGCTCCGTGCTGCTGTTTGCAGTGCTCTCGCTGTCCCGATCTGTGGCCCTCTTCAGAGGTAAGGATGTTGAGCGCGAGAGAGGGACCAAGAGATTTTGGCCAGTTCTGCTGAAATTTGCCCTCACAGTAGAGTTATcttaaaagtgacgtgacatacagccaagtatggtgacccatactcagaattggtgctctgcatttaacccatccaaagtgcacacacacagcagtgaacacacacacacacaccgtgaacacacaccagaTGTCTCTCTCACATGGGGTTGCTGTATGTTTTTAGGCTATCATGCTCCGCTGGATTTGTATCCAGAATTTCATCGCATTGCTAAAGATCCTACAGTCCACACAGTTCCTGAGGGAAGACTGGTCAATGTTTGTGTGGGCAAAGAGTGGTATCGCTTCCCTAGCAGCTTTCTGCTGCCCAACAAGTGAGTTTGAATTCTAATTAAATTCTCAAAACTGCACATAAATATAAACTTTCGTTCAAagagttattcattttttttctaaagtacttgatagttttattcagcaagaatgcattaaatggcTCAAATGTAAAGACtttcataatattacaaaatatttcaaataaatgctgttcttttgaactttaatcattaaagaatcttgaaaaaactTATTTCCACAACAAATGttaaccagcacaactgttttcaacattgataataataggaaatgtttcttgagcaccaaatcagcattttagaatgttttcctaaggatcatgtgatactgaatactggagtaatgatgctgcaatttcagctttgccatctcagaaataaattccatttaaaatatacagaaatataaaacattttaaattgtaataaaatttcacaatattacaggtttggctgtttttgatcaaatgattGCAGCCGTAGTATAAGATAAGAAACTCTtttcaaaaacgtaaaaaaaaatcttgcaaccctctaacttttgaatggttgaaTGTGTATTAACTGTTAACTGTATCATCTTGTTTTGCAGCTGGCACTTACAGTTCATCCAGTCAGAGTTCAGGGGTCAGTTACCTAAGCCATATGCCATGGGTCCTGATGCCACCTGGGTAATCCCATCAGACATGAATGATCAGAATCTTGAGGAGCTGTTACGATACGTGAGCGTTCCTCTACAAACACCTCAATTTAGCATATGACTCATTGTAAGGTTACAAAGCCTCATaactgagctgtttttttttttctcttttgttaaCTGTAAAAATCAATTTCACTCTAAGTTGAGTTCGGATGACATTTTACTTTGGAAAATCAACTATTGAGATCTCTAACACcccttttatttattgatttttaactCTACACCAGTTCAAAGAAATATAACTAGTGTTACTTATCTAAAATCTTGACATGTGTCTGCATATGTCATTGTTGCAGCTGTATGTGAAGTACTTGTGTAATTTTCCATGTTCTCTGGCTGTCAGGTAGAACTGAAGCAGTGTCATTACCTGGTGGATCTGGCAACGGAAACAGAAGCCCCTCGTGAACCACGATACGCCTCCAACAAAGAGGAGTGGAGCATCATTGCTGAAAAGCCTTTTCTAGACACTACCAGGCAAGTCTTTATGTCTGGAGTAAGGACATTTTTGAAAAACGCGTGAAAATTGCAGGGCCCACTAGAGGGCCCCCTTGTTCTTTTAAAGATAACGTGTGTTCTTATGACATCATTGTCAAGTGCTCAACATAAATTGTTGTGACACTAGATGTCTGATCATCCTAAATGAGATTATCCTTGACCCAATGTATCAGTAATTATCTCTGGTTGTCATTATTCTGTTCACGATGGTGAAATAAAAGTGGaaatgtttgataaaaaaaaaaaaaaacaattatggaTTTTGGAGACTGACATTATTTTTCACTGTTCATGACCCTGGTGCTGTTCCCTTTTCGTGTCTCTCCCACACAGGTCCTCCAGATTGCTCAGGGCCTTTTTTATCCCATTTCTGTCTGAGCAGTACACCACCTACAGCAGATATGTCATCCTCAAACCGAAACGACCCAAACACGCCAGGAAAAGAGTGCAAGGCTGAGCTGCTGTTCCTGCTATTTTTCCTTTATCGCAGTCAAAAAGCCCCTGCAGTGCTTCATCCCCTTTGGTCCCAAGGTGTTCCTCCTAAACTCTTTTTGTGCACacgtgtgtgattgtgtttgtgtttgtgagagagtgaatgaatgaatgaatttgccAGAGTTTGTTTGACCATCTTGGCTATCAAGCCATGCAGTATCAGCCTGTTTATAGACTTCCGTGGTGCTGCTCATCCTGGACAGTTCCAGCACAGAGCATGGATGCCTTACCCATCTTTCCCGATCATCTCCCGTCCATTCCATGCCCACTGTTCCTTTTTTCCTGCTTGGGCTTCTCTGCGTCTTTCTGAAGCATTTCAGAAGATTTCTGTTTAGACGACCCTTTAAGGACTACAGGTCCCTCGTTTGTTATGACCTCATCCTTGATCTGGGACAATGAACTGAACATGAACTGAACATGAGTGCAGACCCAAACCAGATGTCAtgtgtcatccatccatccatccatccagagcTGAACTTCTGTTCATTTGTCCTGTCAGCCTCAGCATCTCGGGATGAAAGTTGCACCAAAAACTCTCTCAGTGTTCTCCAGTTCTGTCATCAGTAAATGTGGACATTGACTGTGAGGTCAGACTGCAGACCAAGACtattgagtgtttacattccaaatCATGTTTGTCATCTTAATCATATCAGTGTTAACTGTGATTGAGTCAAATAAAAGAAGGCTGTCTTAATATGTGGCTGTGGCATCTCAGAGAAATCATCTCAAAAAGCATCAAGCAATTGTTATTTCAAAGTCTAAAATAGTCACTGAAATATGTAAAATCTTAAATCAGTGAATTTTCCCTGCTCCGTTCCAATACATAAATTAATTAgttagttaataaaatgtaaaacataaattaaaaaacatctcaaattgaccatatttctatttaatataaaatgtttatcctAGTTCTGCTGttgtaaaaattacaaatatttatttatttaaaactaaacCAAATCTAAAATTCACACATTTCTATTTAATATCAAACATGTAAAGAAAATTCTCTAGATTTGCTCtactgtaaaaattatatatatttttttacttaaaaatgttttctaaaaatatcacacatttatatatcattttaaatatgtaaatgtttttcctACTTCTGCTCTGttctaaaaaagtaaatattttattattagtagtagtagtattattgtaaataattttttataaaatgtttcccTAGTCCTGctctaaaaattatatatttgttttttacaaaaatgtaataataaaaataaaacattaaatatgtaaTGTGTCCCAGTTTtgctatactgtaaaaaatacaaatatttattttacttgaaaaatgataaaatatttaataaataatgtatgtgtatgtatatatatatatatatatataaaatgattctATAACAATGTATTAATTAAAAGCTTCTTGACGTACAAATGGAAATTCACCACCACAGTCTctttcataaaaattaaaaaacagacTTGAAAGGTCATGTAATGAAAATTCTTTAGTCAAGTGTGTAACGGGACAAAGATCAGCATTAACTAACAACTCTCTAGTGTCA harbors:
- the alg9 gene encoding alpha-1,2-mannosyltransferase ALG9 isoform X1 → MTSRAASRNMATKALRQRNRRGSKQDTNNVTSTPTADNRAAKDDKYVEDNKSSDPRNDLLPDKPISSYPPPLLYRSSSKAGQVWAPEGSTAFKCLVSARFCAALLSNISDCDETYNYWEPTHYLLYGTGMQTWEYSPVYAIRSYAYLWLHALPACFHAKILQTNKVLVFYFLRCMLAFTCCVCELYFYKAVCKKFGLHVGRLLLAFLVLSAGMFCSSAAFLPSTFCMYSTVVAMTGWFQGRPGLAVLGIAAGAIVGWPFSALLGIPIAFDLLFLKKKWKSFITWTLVALLLFLVPVVVVDSYYYGKLVIAPLNIILYNVFTPHGPDLYGTEPWHYYFVNGLLNFNIVFVLALFSLPLTALMEALLQRFNVQNLGRPYWLTLSPMYLWMLVFFTRPHKEERFLFPIYPLICLCGAVALSSLQKCYHFIFQRYRLEHYTISSNWLALGSVLLFAVLSLSRSVALFRGYHAPLDLYPEFHRIAKDPTVHTVPEGRLVNVCVGKEWYRFPSSFLLPNNWHLQFIQSEFRGQLPKPYAMGPDATWVIPSDMNDQNLEELLRYVELKQCHYLVDLATETEAPREPRYASNKEEWSIIAEKPFLDTTRSSRLLRAFFIPFLSEQYTTYSRYVILKPKRPKHARKRVQG
- the alg9 gene encoding alpha-1,2-mannosyltransferase ALG9 isoform X2, which translates into the protein MTSRAASRNMATKALRQRNRRGSKQDTNNVTSTPTADNRAAKDDKYVEDNKSSDPRNDLLPDKPISSYPPPLLYRSSSKAGQVWAPEGSTAFKCLVSARFCAALLSNISDCDETYNYWEPTHYLLYGTGMQTWEYSPVYAIRSYAYLWLHALPACFHAKILQTNKVLVFYFLRCMLAFTCCVCELYFYKAVCKKFGLHVGRLLLAFLVLSAGMFCSSAAFLPSTFCMYSTVVAMTGWFQGRPGLAVLGIAAGAIVGWPFSALLGIPIAFDLLFLKKKWKSFITWTLVALLLFLVPVVVVDSYYYGKLVIAPLNIILYNVFTPHGPDLYGTEPWHYYFVNGLLNFNIVFVLALFSLPLTALMEALLQRFNVQNLGRPYWLTLSPMYLWMLVFFTRPHKEERFLFPIYPLICLCGAVALSSLQRYRLEHYTISSNWLALGSVLLFAVLSLSRSVALFRGYHAPLDLYPEFHRIAKDPTVHTVPEGRLVNVCVGKEWYRFPSSFLLPNNWHLQFIQSEFRGQLPKPYAMGPDATWVIPSDMNDQNLEELLRYVELKQCHYLVDLATETEAPREPRYASNKEEWSIIAEKPFLDTTRSSRLLRAFFIPFLSEQYTTYSRYVILKPKRPKHARKRVQG
- the alg9 gene encoding alpha-1,2-mannosyltransferase ALG9 isoform X3, with the translated sequence MTSRAASRNMATKALRQRNRRGSKQDTNNVTSTPTADNRAAKDDKYVEDNKSSDPRNESSSKAGQVWAPEGSTAFKCLVSARFCAALLSNISDCDETYNYWEPTHYLLYGTGMQTWEYSPVYAIRSYAYLWLHALPACFHAKILQTNKVLVFYFLRCMLAFTCCVCELYFYKAVCKKFGLHVGRLLLAFLVLSAGMFCSSAAFLPSTFCMYSTVVAMTGWFQGRPGLAVLGIAAGAIVGWPFSALLGIPIAFDLLFLKKKWKSFITWTLVALLLFLVPVVVVDSYYYGKLVIAPLNIILYNVFTPHGPDLYGTEPWHYYFVNGLLNFNIVFVLALFSLPLTALMEALLQRFNVQNLGRPYWLTLSPMYLWMLVFFTRPHKEERFLFPIYPLICLCGAVALSSLQKCYHFIFQRYRLEHYTISSNWLALGSVLLFAVLSLSRSVALFRGYHAPLDLYPEFHRIAKDPTVHTVPEGRLVNVCVGKEWYRFPSSFLLPNNWHLQFIQSEFRGQLPKPYAMGPDATWVIPSDMNDQNLEELLRYVELKQCHYLVDLATETEAPREPRYASNKEEWSIIAEKPFLDTTRSSRLLRAFFIPFLSEQYTTYSRYVILKPKRPKHARKRVQG